A genomic window from Cucumis melo cultivar AY chromosome 8, USDA_Cmelo_AY_1.0, whole genome shotgun sequence includes:
- the LOC103490633 gene encoding protein NRT1/ PTR FAMILY 5.6, whose amino-acid sequence MKRMEGEELQRSRINGGGGGDDEKWVADSSVDYKGRVPLRASTGAWKASLFIIAMEFGERLSYFGIATSLIIYLTKVLHEELKTAARSVNYWTGVTTLMPLLGGFLADAYFGRYATVLFSSVLYVLGLILLTMSAFVPNFKPCESNDHVCLQPRKTHEIIFFLAIYLISIGTGGHKPSLESFGADQFDDDHSKERKKKMSYFNWWNFGLCSGLLFGVTIIVYIQDHVSWGAAYVILTTVMVISIFIFIAGRPFYRYRQPSGSPLTPLLQVLIAAIRKRKLPHPSNPSLLHEFSKTTNNAHGRFLCHTQKLKFLDKAAIYEENNGGPAEKQSPWRLATVTKVEEMKLILNMIPIWLSTLPFGVTIAQTSTFFIKQASNMDRKIGDGGLILPPTTIFCLAAIGMIVSITIYDKVLVPMLRRTTGNERGINILQRIGIGMLFVIATMIIAALVENKRLQVVAENPKTGSLTMSVFWLAPQFLIIGFGDGFTIVGLQEYFYDQVPDSMRSLGIAFYLSVIGAGSFLSSFLITVVDKITGRSGHTSWFGKNLNTSRLDKFYWLLAAVSAANLCVYVLIARRYSYKNVQRRVAVADCYEDEKGGENGDSVV is encoded by the exons ATGAAAAGGATGGAAGGGGAGGAGTTGCAGAGATCACGAATTAATGGCGGTGGTGGCGGCGATGATGAGAAATGGGTGGCTGATTCCTCAGTTGATTATAAAGGGAGAGTTCCTCTTAGAGCTTCTACTGGTGCTTGGAAAGCCTCTCTCTTCATCATTG CGATGGAGTTCGGTGAGAGGCTGAGTTATTTTGGGATCGCAACAAGTTTGATTATTTACCTAACAAAAGTGCTTCATGAAGAGCTAAAGACGGCGGCGAGGAGCGTCAATTATTGGACCGGCGTCACTACTTTGATGCCTCTCCTTGGCGGCTTCCTCGCCGATGCTTACTTCGGCCGCTACGCCACCGTTCTCTTCTCTTCCGTTCTTTACGTTTTg GGTTTAATTCTCTTGACAATGTCCGCGTTCGTTCCAAATTTCAAACCATGTGAAAGTAATGATCATGTGTGTCTACAACCAAGAAAGACCCACGAGATCATCTTTTTCCTTGCCATTTATTTAATCTCTATAGGAACCGGTGGCCACAAGCCATCTCTCGAGAGCTTTGGAGCCGATCAATTTGACGACGACCACTCCAAAGaacgaaagaaaaaaatgtctTACTTTAATTGGTGGAACTTCGGTCTTTGCTCTGGCCTCTTGTTTGGTGTAACCATTATTGTTTACATCCAGGATCATGTTAGTTGGGGAGCAGCATATGTCATTCTCACAACAGTGATGGTTATTTCTATCTTTATTTTTATCGCCGGTCGACCATTTTATCGTTATCGACAACCGTCTGGAAGTCCATTGACACCATTGTTACAAGTTCTCATCGCGGCCATTCGCAAGAGAAAACTTCCACACCCTTCCAATCCTTCTTTGTTGCATGAATTTTCCAAGACGACAAATAACGCACATGGGAGGTTCTTGTGCCATACCCAAAAACTCAA atttCTAGACAAGGCGGCGATATACGAAGAGAACAACGGAGGTCCGGCGGAGAAGCAAAGTCCATGGAGGCTAGCGACGGTGACGAAGGTGGAAGAAATGAAGCTAATATTGAATATGATACCTATTTGGTTATCAACTCTGCCTTTCGGAGTCACCATTGCCCAAACCTCCACTTTCTTCATAAAGCAAGCCTCTAATATGGACAGGAAGATCGGGGACGGTGGCTTGATTCTCCCGCCGACCACCATTTTCTGCCTGGCCGCCATAGGAATGATCGTCTCTATCACCATTTATGATAAAGTATTGGTGCCCATGCTCCGACGAACTACTGGCAACGAGAGAGGCATAAATATCCTTCAGAGAATTGGGATTGGAATGCTCTTTGTTATTGCTACAATGATCATTGCAGCCTTGGTTGAGAATAAAAGACTCCAG GTGGTGGCCGAAAATCCCAAGACAGGCTCTCTAACAATGTCAGTATTCTGGTTAGCTCCGCAGTTTCTAATCATCGGATTTGGCGACGGCTTCACCATCGTTGGCCTCCAAGAATACTTTTACGATCAAGTTCCCGATTCTATGCGGAGCCTCGGCATCGCGTTTTACCTCAGCGTAATAGGCGCCGGAAGTTTTCTCAGCAGCTTTCTCATCACCGTCGTGGACAAAATTACAGGCCGCTCCGGCCATACCAGCTGGTTCGGCAAGAATCTCAACACCAGCCGCCTGGACAAGTTCTATTGGCTCTTGGCCGCCGTCTCCGCCGCCAATCTGTGCGTCTATGTACTCATTGCTCGCCGCTATTCATACAAGAACGTGCAGCGGCGGGTGGCTGTCGCTGATTGTTACGAAGATGAAAAAGGTGGTGAGAATGGGGACTCTGTGGTTTAG